The proteins below come from a single Salinilacihabitans rarus genomic window:
- a CDS encoding arsenic resistance protein produces the protein MISDFLESIKANLVPAVVLSLALGLVSGQFIGPGVAGVLQSAVVPILFLMVYPMMVTLDLRELLKVRRHAGLVGATLLVNFGLAPLAAVGLARLFFAGDPHYAVGLYFIALIPTSGMTAAWTGLAGGDLEGALVAMSVNLLAAVVLLPVYLSALVGADVGFEPTALYRQLALIVVLPMIAGAVTRRGLLRRYGADDFRRLKPTLGGLSSAGVVLIVFVAMAMRSESILADPVASLVVVVPLVAFYAAVLGIGTVVGSLLFDSSRTVALVYATSMRNLSIALAIAAAPGFPPAEAVLPIALAYLLQPPLGAAYAQYRRTVVDEEGSLRDVIPALG, from the coding sequence ATGATATCCGACTTCCTCGAGAGCATCAAGGCGAACCTCGTTCCGGCGGTCGTCCTCTCGCTGGCCCTCGGGCTCGTGAGCGGGCAGTTCATCGGCCCCGGCGTCGCGGGCGTCCTTCAGTCGGCGGTCGTCCCGATCCTGTTCCTGATGGTCTACCCGATGATGGTCACCCTCGACCTGCGGGAACTGCTGAAGGTTCGCCGCCACGCGGGGCTTGTCGGCGCGACTCTCCTCGTGAACTTCGGGCTCGCGCCGCTCGCGGCCGTGGGGCTGGCCCGGCTGTTCTTCGCGGGCGACCCACACTACGCGGTCGGCCTGTACTTCATCGCGCTGATCCCGACGTCGGGGATGACCGCCGCCTGGACCGGGCTGGCGGGCGGCGACCTCGAGGGTGCGCTCGTGGCGATGTCGGTCAACCTCCTCGCGGCGGTCGTCCTCCTGCCGGTGTACCTGTCGGCGCTGGTCGGCGCGGACGTCGGCTTCGAGCCGACGGCGCTGTACCGACAGCTCGCGCTGATCGTCGTGCTCCCGATGATCGCCGGCGCCGTCACCCGGCGGGGGCTGCTCCGCCGGTACGGCGCCGACGACTTCAGGCGGCTCAAGCCGACCCTCGGCGGCCTCAGCTCCGCCGGGGTCGTCCTGATCGTCTTCGTCGCGATGGCGATGCGCTCCGAGAGCATCCTCGCGGACCCGGTCGCGTCGCTGGTCGTGGTCGTCCCGCTCGTCGCGTTCTACGCCGCCGTCCTCGGGATCGGAACCGTCGTCGGCTCGCTCCTGTTCGACTCCTCGCGGACCGTCGCCCTCGTGTACGCGACGAGCATGCGGAACCTCTCGATCGCGCTCGCGATCGCCGCGGCGCCCGGCTTCCCGCCCGCCGAGGCGGTGTTGCCGATCGCGCTCGCCTACCTCCTCCAGCCGCCCCTCGGGGCGGCGTACGCCCAGTACCGCCGGACCGTCGTCGACGAGGAGGGCTCGCTCCGGGACGTGATCCCCGCGCTGGGCTGA
- a CDS encoding KH domain-containing protein, whose translation MQHVKIPQDRIGVLIGEGGETMRRIESEAEVRLDIDSENGSVAVETVGDPVRGLKGPDIVRAIGRGFAPDDAMDLLADEMMMFDVVDIDAASRNKNDLKRKKGRLIGEGGRTRELMEELTGASVVIYGSTLGAIGTPTQVEAVRSAAEMLLDGAPHGAVYSFLEEKHNEMKRQGLQYHRFPGGQS comes from the coding sequence ATGCAGCACGTGAAGATTCCGCAGGACCGGATCGGTGTTCTCATCGGCGAAGGGGGCGAGACGATGCGCCGGATCGAGTCCGAAGCCGAGGTGCGCCTCGACATCGACTCCGAGAACGGCTCGGTCGCGGTCGAGACCGTCGGCGACCCGGTCCGCGGGCTCAAGGGTCCCGACATCGTCCGCGCGATCGGCCGCGGGTTCGCCCCCGACGACGCGATGGACCTGCTGGCCGACGAGATGATGATGTTCGACGTCGTCGACATCGACGCCGCCTCGCGCAACAAGAACGACCTCAAGCGCAAGAAAGGCCGACTCATCGGCGAGGGCGGCCGCACGCGCGAACTGATGGAGGAACTCACCGGCGCGTCCGTGGTGATCTACGGCTCGACGCTGGGCGCGATCGGCACCCCCACGCAGGTCGAGGCCGTCCGCAGCGCCGCCGAGATGCTACTCGACGGCGCCCCCCACGGCGCGGTCTACTCGTTCCTGGAGGAGAAGCACAACGAGATGAAACGGCAGGGACTGCAGTACCACCGGTTCCCCGGCGGGCAGTCCTGA
- a CDS encoding metallophosphoesterase: MQIGIVSDTHDNVAAVDRANDVFAAEGVEVLLHCGDFVAPPTVAEFDGFEVHGVLGNNDGEVAGLHAAFDALGTESELHGRFADLTFDGLSFAVLHGESKSEVEALAAAGAYDFVCYGHHHRRELTEEGRTTLLNPGAHFPTVPDEHRTVAVVDTETESVQFRRLE, encoded by the coding sequence ATGCAGATCGGAATCGTCTCGGACACCCACGACAACGTCGCGGCGGTCGACCGCGCGAACGACGTCTTCGCGGCCGAGGGCGTCGAAGTGTTGCTCCACTGCGGCGACTTCGTCGCGCCGCCGACGGTCGCGGAGTTCGACGGGTTCGAAGTCCACGGCGTGCTCGGGAACAACGACGGCGAGGTCGCCGGCCTCCACGCGGCGTTCGACGCCCTCGGGACCGAGAGCGAACTCCACGGGCGGTTCGCCGACCTCACGTTCGACGGCCTCTCGTTCGCGGTATTGCACGGGGAGTCGAAATCCGAGGTCGAAGCGCTCGCCGCCGCCGGGGCGTACGACTTCGTCTGCTACGGCCACCACCACCGGCGCGAACTCACCGAGGAGGGCCGGACGACGCTGCTCAACCCCGGCGCGCACTTCCCGACCGTGCCGGACGAACACCGGACGGTGGCG